In one Podarcis muralis chromosome 7, rPodMur119.hap1.1, whole genome shotgun sequence genomic region, the following are encoded:
- the LOC144328285 gene encoding methylenetetrahydrofolate reductase (NADPH)-like, whose product MKRTGFALLVNSPGSGRISPTGAPQQHSPKAHVTCLPWNDEPLAPETNLMKEELAKVNRRGILTINSQPNINGKPSTDPIVGWGPDGGYVFQKAYLEFFTSSENVRALQTVLKNYGQRVNYHIVNVKGENITNAHEMQPNAVTWGIFPGREIIQPTVVDPVSFMYWKDEAFALWIEQWAKLYEEESPSRMILQYMHDNYYLVNLVDNDFPLDSCLWQVLEDVHTLLNCPAEP is encoded by the exons ATGAAACGGACAGGCTTCGCTCTCTTGGTTAACAGCCCAGGGAGTGGCAGGATCAGCCCCACAGGAGCCCCCCAGCAACACAGCCCCAAGGCGCAT gTGACCTGCCTGCCTTGGAACGATGAACCTCTGGCGCCCGAGACCAACCTTATGAAAGAAGAGCTGGCCAAGGTGAACAGGAGAGGGATCCTGACCATCAACTCCCAGCCGAACATCAACGGCAAGCCCTCCACCGACCCGATTGTGGGCTGGGGTCCCGACGGAGGCTACGTCTTCCAAAAG GCTTACCTGGAGTTCTTCACCTCCAGCGAGAACGTCAGAGCCCTCCAAACAGTGTTGAAGAACTACGGCCAGCGAGTGAATTACCACATTGTCAATGTCAAG GGTGAGAACATCACCAACGCGCATGAAATGCAACCCAATGCTGTAACGTGGGGCATCTTCCCCGGCAGAGAGATCATTCAGCCGACGGTTGTAGACCCGGTTAGCTTCATGTACTGGAAG GATGAGGCCTTTGCCCTGTGGATTGAGCAGTGGGCCAAGCTGTACGAAGAGGAGTCCCCCTCTCGCATGATCCTCCAGTACATGCACGACAACTATTACCTGGTCAACTTGGTGGACAACGACTTCCCCCTGGACAGCTGCCTCTGGCAGGTCTTGGAAGACGTGCACACGCTCTTGAACTGTCCGGCGGAACCTTGA
- the LOC114589747 gene encoding uncharacterized protein LOC114589747, translating to MRNKTSDIFCLQEEASVRASAIEHLGLLRGWARDQRLPITTTEEEAIHELVVVLIHLEDEDLEVAKAARRALSHLAPEVKWWARSNKFSLHFALHQAAKHLSKTFSKGILRSAALSCTQPSANSLPAVSRVAALLLGHLAFRDASFIHKQDMASYGTWLEEMQQHEEEELRQTGRSCLNIMQRAYRHRKKGRVQRFLRRLLHCVHREPYPQDFLSCMPEHPE from the exons ATGAGAAACAAAACCTCTGATATTTTCTGCCTACAGGAGGAAGCCTCCGTCCGGGCATCAGCCATCGAACATCTGGGGCTGCTTCGGGGCTGGGCGAGAGACCAAAGACTTCCCATTACAACAACAGAAGAGGAAGCCATTCACGAACTGGTTGTGGTCCTCATTCACCTCGAAGACGAGGACCTCGAAGTGGCCAAG GCCGCAAGGAGGGCTCTTTCCCATCTAGCCCCAGAAGTCAAGTGGTGGGCTCGTTCCAACAAATTTAGCCTCCACTTTGCTCTCCACCAGGCTGCCAAGCATCTG AGCAAGACCTTCAGCAAGGGCATCCTTCGGAGTGCTGCCTTATCATGTACGCAGCCGTCTGCCAACAGTCTGCCAGCAGTCTCCAGGgtggcagctctgcttctgg gtcatCTGGCTTTCCGGGATGCCAGTTTCATCCACAAACAAGACATGGCATCCTATGGAACAT ggctggaagagatgcagcagcacgaggaagaagagcttaggcagacagggaggagctgcctgaaCATCATGCAGCGGGCCTATAGACATCGGAAGAAAGGCAGGGTCCAGCGCTTTTTGAGGAGGCTGCTCCACTGCGTTCACAGGGAACCTTACCCACAGGACTTCCTGAGCTGCATGCCAG AACATCCGGAGTAG
- the LOC114591741 gene encoding uncharacterized protein LOC114591741 — MFWNPSAVIHACSYGQLVAISCLCALDPDPESRQRAAEALCHLLPILRHNEETLAGTLRNQMLIIGAEQVLESTGGPVPGLFVNNCYSLVRVFGAFLPAEQLLEAMCFLARDLVLESSFDPLDISHLLQDFIKQFGGTKVKVEVLLEAFYKIAQGPTVQGRNMAVFAFSILAHHHLDQVVQYLLQFPFGDCERVWKGVLPSADPEQLLNLMAEQIYQSPLAESATQVQHLTSLLHAILRMEDYKAAVRQNFPQLLIALLGMVVNFHYYQEFLGGAKEVLHLLLGTTGEQVEAAIVDQLFCRETFSQGLSAMVRAVGKQRWWISPMVESIIAALEDQDFAGMPQVAAAIYIELLSCRLEVYPCEDTLKQLLNWLQHDCLEVWKLSVRGISLLLDSDMDPALLRLLLLDSLSDVEADVLPELIELVDQAYHSRELGEKDLEMLAATYCGLAADVSMRGNMTPHPVEEECFGRGRVGFRLACSGDVLASGGCSSGK, encoded by the exons atgttttggaat CCATCGGCAGTGATTCATGCATGCTCCTATGGCCAACTGGTGGCGATTTCCTGCCTTTGTGCATTGGATCCGGACCCGGAGAGCAGGCAGCGGGCAGCAGaggctctctgccatcttctgccCATCCTGCGGCACAACGaag agacacTGGCAGGAACGTTAAGGAACCAAATGCTCATCATCGGAGCTGAGCAGGTCCTCGAATCCACCGGAGGACCGGTTCCTGGGCTGTTCGTGAATAACTGTTACTCTCTTGTCAGG GTCTTTGGCGCCTTTCTCCCTGCGGAGCAGCTCTTGGAGGCCATGTGCTTCCTGGCCAGAGACCTGGTTCTTGAGAGCAGCTTCGACCCCTTGGACATCTCCCACCTGCTGCAAGATTTCATCAAGCAGTTTGGCGGCACAAAAGTGAAG gtggaggtgctgctggaggccttcTATAAGATCGCCCAGGGGCCTACAGTGCAAGGcaggaacatggccgtcttcgcgTTCTCCATCTTGGCGCACCACCACCTGGACCAAGTGGTGCAATATCTCCTCCAGTTTCCCTTCGG AGACTGCGAGAGAGTATGGAAGGGGGTTTTACCATCGGCCGATCCAGAACAACTGCTCAATCTCATGGCCGAGCAGATTTACCAAAGCCCCTTGGCGGAATCTGCCACCCAAGTG caacatctcaCCAGCCTGTTGCACGCCATCCTCAGGATGGAGGACTACAAGGCAGCTGTGCGCCAGAacttcccacagctgctgatCGCTCTCCTGGGGATGGTTGTCAACTTCCACTACTATCAGGAATTCCTCGG agggGCTAAGGAAGTTCTGCACCTCCTTCTTGGCACCACTGGAGAGCAAGTGGAGGCGGCCATCGTTGACCAACTTTTCTGCCGGGAGACTTTCAGCCAGGGGTTGTCTGCCATGGTGAG aGCCGTCGGAAAGCAACGCTGGTGGATCTCTCCCATGGTGGAAAGCATCATCGCTGCTCTCGAGGACCAGGATTTTGCCGGGATGCCACAAGTCGCGGCAGCTATCTACATCGAG CTGCTCAGCTGCCGTCTGGAGGTCTATCCCTGTGAAGATACACTGAAGCAGCTCCTCAACTGGCTGCAACACGACTGCCTGGAAGTCTGGAAGCTCAGTGTCAGAGGGATATCCCTGCTTCTGGACTCTGACATG GACCCTGCGCTTCTGCGGCTCTTGCTGCTGGATTCCCTCTCTGATGTAGAAGCTGATGTCCTCCCAGAGTTGATAGAGCTGGTAGACCAAGCCTACCATTCCAGGGAGCTGGGAGAGaaagacctggagatgctggcggcAACCTACTGCGGCCTGGCTGCCGATGTGAGTATGAGGGGAAACATGACACCACACCCAGTGGAGGAGGAatgctttggaagaggaagggtggggtttagACTGGCATGCAGCGgagatgttctggcttcaggagGGTGTTCCTCTGGAAAGTGA